One window from the genome of Crassostrea angulata isolate pt1a10 chromosome 2, ASM2561291v2, whole genome shotgun sequence encodes:
- the LOC128171823 gene encoding uncharacterized protein LOC128171823 gives MTTSLMKRTIENELVNLQVPHKIQRKSRSPRRQNVSSLQTYKIIFEFGPPQLNLFRYITKKVGILWNEAKEKCSLKDGGKPTNGLLLVCEDDERTVNDCLKIVGFDVYQLERLLETDDGMNDERKSVCIFYFSEQFWKTMNKARAQTIREALRRVSNTYVFILTTSDVERDEAVECCKRFKLCPISHVISPASDKTAFYEAFYKVLEKELQTFSSDLETRTSTRQIHAIKCKLNSLIEKLRSRNASIKSPLTKQCLEIIKSSRKKGVIGYRLLGNELHIYENEHLRTETERRSEIENCIKNNFKGEVHFRPLSNVLKPQCTVRCGGYIGNYTLGIKGTVGMFGEIRNTLQNDSFHTVALSSPHVISSGDVACSSTGEIIGECIWPGSKANIHDVSIVKIDSSLINSLKRTYFNENITVEERPYGSLCYRDVFKYGATTGKTSGSIEQINDFQLFDRDVMAISSDDPKNPFSTNGDSGAIVLTIIDGKYYGIGVIYGGSLDDRGANSSITENESIAIFLKKAIDQFTTEKNMNIEFDKI, from the exons ATGACAACGAGCTTGATGAAAAGAACAATTGAAAACG aattagtAAACCTCCAAGTGCCAcacaaaattcaaagaaaaagtaGAAG CCCACGAAGACAAAATGTATCCAGCCTACAAACttacaaaatcatatttgaaTTCGGACCACCTCAGCTGAATCTTTTTAGATACATTACCAAGAAAGTCGGAATTCTTTGGAACGAAGCAAAAGAGAAATGCAGTTTGAAAGATGGCGGGAAACCAACAAATGGACTACTACTTGTATGCGAAGATGATGAAAGGACTGTAAACGACTGTTTAAAAATCGTTGGCTTTGACGTTTATCAACTTGAAAGACTGTTAGAAA CGGACGATGGGATGAATGATGAACGGAAAAGTGTTTGCATCTTTTACTTTTCGGAGCAATTTTGGAAAACAATGAACaag GCACGCGCGCAAACAATACGGGAGGCCTTAAGGAGGGTTTCAAACACATATGTGTTCATCTTAACGACTTCTGACGTAGAGAGAGATGAAGCAGTTGAATGCTGCAAAAGATTCAAACTCTGTCCCATTTCCCATGTAATCTCCCCAGCGTCAGACAAAACGGCTTTTTACGAAGCATTCTACAAGGTACTTGAGAAGGAACTTCAAACATTTTCATCTGACTTGGAAACACGGACATCTACACGACAGATCCATGCAATCAAGTGCAAATTAAACTCTCTCATTGAAAAGCTACGATCAAGAAATGCATCAATCAAATCACCTTTGACAAAGCAATGCTTAGAAATTATCAAATC ATCAAGGAAAAAGGGTGTCATTGGATATAGGCTCCTTGGAAATGAATTGCATATCTATGAAAACGAACACTTGAGAACCGAAACGGAGAGGAGATCGGAAATTgaaaattgtatcaaaaataattttaaaggaGAAGTCCATTTTAGACCGTTAAGCAATGTTTTAAAACCGCAATGTACTGTAAGGTGTGGTGGTTACATTGGCAACTACACACTTGGTATAAAAGGCACCGTGGGCATGTTTGGCGAAATAAGAAATACCCTTCAAAATGATTCATTTCATACCGTGGCGCTTTCCTCTCCGCATGTTATCAGTAGCGGTGATGTTGCATGTTCATCCACTGGGGAGATAATTGGTGAATGTATCTGGCCAGGAAGCAAAGCAAACATTCACGATGTATCTATAGTCAAAATTGATTCCTCATTGATCAACTCCTTAAAACGAACATACTTTAACGAAAATATCACAGTCGAAGAACGTCCCTATGGGAGTCTTTGTTATCGAGACGTGTTCAAATATGGAGCAACCACAGGTAAAACAAGTGGCTCAATTGAACAGATAAATGATTTTCAACTTTTTGACAGAGACGTAATGGCGATTTCATCAGACGACCCTAAAAATCCATTCTCCACGAATGGAGATAGTGGCGCTATTGTGTTAACAATAATTGATGGAAAATATTATGGTATTGGAGTTATTTACGGAGGCAGCCTTGATGATCGAGGAGCAAACAGCAGTATCACGGAAAACGAAAGCATTGCGATATTTCTGAAAAAGGCAATAGATCAATTTACAACTGAGAAAAATATGAACATTgagtttgataaaatataa